In one window of Bizionia sp. M204 DNA:
- a CDS encoding DJ-1/PfpI family protein has product MKKNGILLMIFATILTSCNTDKSKTKVENPEFTKTELKTDTLTKHLKPFNPELPTIGLLMYNGVLQSEVIATSDVFAKPTEDGKQLFNVISIAETENPITTEEGMHFVPDYTFENCPKLTALFVPSAYDMYAQVHNEKILNFIKERNKETKYTVSNCAGAQLIGKSGIADGHKIVTWIGGGEQLQKDYPNLKVQDDSLVTFVEDGKFLSSNGNLASYISALNLVEKMTSPEHREFVESYLYLDRLKNWKE; this is encoded by the coding sequence ATGAAAAAAAATGGAATTTTATTAATGATTTTTGCGACTATTTTAACGAGTTGTAACACAGACAAATCAAAAACGAAAGTAGAAAATCCCGAGTTCACAAAAACAGAATTGAAAACGGATACGCTGACAAAACATCTAAAACCCTTTAATCCAGAGTTGCCGACAATCGGACTTTTGATGTATAACGGAGTTTTACAAAGTGAAGTAATTGCAACATCTGATGTTTTTGCAAAACCTACCGAAGATGGAAAACAACTTTTTAACGTTATTTCAATAGCAGAAACTGAAAATCCAATAACAACGGAAGAAGGAATGCATTTCGTTCCTGATTATACTTTTGAGAATTGTCCAAAACTGACCGCACTTTTTGTACCAAGTGCTTATGATATGTATGCGCAAGTTCACAACGAAAAAATCTTAAATTTCATAAAAGAGAGAAATAAGGAAACAAAATATACTGTGAGCAATTGTGCAGGAGCACAACTAATCGGAAAATCGGGAATTGCGGACGGACACAAAATTGTTACTTGGATTGGTGGTGGCGAACAATTACAGAAAGATTATCCAAACTTAAAAGTTCAGGACGATAGTTTGGTAACTTTTGTTGAGGATGGAAAATTTCTTTCCTCAAATGGAAATTTAGCGAGTTATATTTCTGCATTGAATTTAGTGGAAAAAATGACCAGTCCTGAACATAGAGAATTTGTAGAAAGTTATCTATATCTCGACCGACTTAAAAATTGGAAAGAATAA
- a CDS encoding DUF6090 family protein, translating into MLKENKFSKYLIYAIGEIILVVIGILIALAINNWNTQKDNRIKEKVALSEIFQGLKSDQQQLIEINTQEREVIRFIDSLNLEFKHRGRFSNDSLQVYLGKALVGQRPKFVTTPYEVLISNGIGLIQDKDIRYGIAKYYGRSVPDLETDGNDLFQEWYDALLPIIQKKADYWVLGEILVPYALDSIFDNDELFRVLKTNRDNHYQMELNSKKMLLENETLLKKIKPKIQK; encoded by the coding sequence ATGCTGAAGGAAAATAAATTCAGCAAATACCTAATTTATGCTATTGGCGAAATTATTCTTGTGGTTATTGGTATTTTAATTGCGTTAGCCATAAACAATTGGAACACACAAAAAGATAACCGGATAAAGGAAAAAGTAGCCTTGTCCGAAATATTTCAAGGTCTTAAATCTGACCAACAACAGCTCATTGAAATTAATACCCAAGAACGCGAAGTAATAAGATTTATAGATTCCTTGAATTTAGAATTTAAACATAGAGGCCGTTTTTCAAACGATAGCCTACAAGTCTATCTAGGTAAAGCATTAGTTGGCCAACGGCCCAAATTTGTTACAACACCTTATGAGGTTTTAATATCCAATGGAATTGGATTAATACAGGATAAAGATATCCGGTACGGCATTGCCAAATATTATGGTAGAAGTGTTCCTGATTTAGAAACTGATGGTAACGACTTGTTTCAAGAATGGTATGATGCATTATTACCCATCATACAGAAAAAAGCTGATTATTGGGTATTAGGTGAAATTCTTGTTCCTTATGCTTTGGATTCCATTTTCGATAATGACGAATTGTTTCGCGTATTAAAAACCAATCGTGACAATCACTATCAAATGGAATTAAACTCTAAAAAAATGCTTCTTGAAAATGAAACATTACTAAAAAAAATTAAACCCAAAATACAAAAATAA
- a CDS encoding YceI family protein, translating to MKTIKTAVLILLVCVASMQAQAQTIITNKSEVNFKITGGGIFNVKGTFTGMKGDFNFDKSNLNSANFDICVDAKSIDTDNNKRDTHLRSDDFFEVDTYPTICYKSTSVIKTDSGYATTGALTIHGVTKQVTIPFTFINNTFQGALEINRFDYNIGEDFGTFRVGTTASVQITCQVK from the coding sequence ATGAAAACTATTAAGACCGCTGTGCTCATCCTATTGGTTTGTGTAGCTAGCATGCAAGCACAGGCCCAAACCATTATCACGAACAAATCTGAAGTGAATTTTAAAATTACTGGTGGTGGAATTTTTAATGTAAAAGGCACGTTTACTGGTATGAAAGGTGATTTTAACTTTGATAAATCCAATTTAAACAGTGCCAATTTTGACATTTGTGTGGATGCTAAATCCATTGATACAGACAATAATAAACGTGATACTCATTTGCGTTCTGACGATTTTTTTGAAGTAGACACCTATCCAACTATCTGTTATAAGTCTACTTCCGTTATAAAAACAGATTCTGGCTACGCCACTACAGGCGCACTAACCATTCATGGTGTTACCAAACAAGTAACAATTCCTTTTACCTTTATAAACAACACCTTTCAAGGTGCTCTTGAAATTAACCGTTTTGATTATAATATTGGTGAAGATTTTGGAACCTTCCGGGTGGGAACCACGGCAAGTGTTCAGATAACATGCCAAGTAAAGTAA